In Primulina eburnea isolate SZY01 chromosome 3, ASM2296580v1, whole genome shotgun sequence, one DNA window encodes the following:
- the LOC140827161 gene encoding short integuments 2, mitochondrial isoform X2, whose translation MLVGKRRVIALNKKDLANPNIMHKWIHYFDSCEQDCLSINAHSKSSVKKLLDLVEFKLKEVISREPTLLVMVVGVPNVGKSALINSIHQIASIRFPVQEKRKRATVGPLPGVTQDIAGFKIAHRPSIYVLDTPGVLVPSIPDIETGLKLAVAGSVKDSIVGEERIVQYLLALIIIRGTPLHWKNLTERETGGLNPDSDDKPDYDLKNLVPTRRRKPPSKSDVHYIEDIVVEVQRALCVTLMEFSGDLEDENDLGNLIELQFEALKKALKVPHKTSEARTIVSKKFLTLFRAGKLGTFILDDVPEPNEPIR comes from the exons ATGCTGGTGGGGAAAAGGCGTGTCATTGCTCTCAACAAGAAAGACTTGGCGAACCCCAATATTATGCAT AAATGGATTCACTATTTTGACTCATGCGAACAAGATTGCCTTTCAATAAATGCGCATAGCAAGAGTTCTGTTAAAAAG CTTCTTGATCTTGTGGAGTTCAAACTGAAAGAGGTAATCTCGAGAGAGCCAACTCTCCTTGTCATGGTGGTTGGTGTTCCCAATGTTGGGAAATCGGCCCTAATCAATTCTATCCACCAAATAGCATCAATCCGGTTTCCAG TGCAGGAGAAGAGGAAGCGAGCCACAGTGGGACCTTTACCTGGAGTTACTCAAGATATTGCTGGATTTAAG ATTGCACATCGACCTAGCATATACGTCTTGGACACACCAGGGGTGTTGGTTCCAAGTATTCCAGACATAGAAACTGGATTAAAGCTAGCTGTAGCAG GTTCTGTGAAAGATTCCATAGTTGGCGAAGAGAGGATCGTTCAGTATTTATTAGCCCTTATAATCATACGAGGCACTCCTCTACACTGGAAGAACTTGACCGAAAGAGAAaccggaggcttgaatcccgattCTGATGATAAGCCTGATTATGATCTTAAAAATCTCGTGCCAACGAGGAGGAGAAAACCTCCCAGCAAATCTGATGTCCATTACATTGAG GATATAGTCGTTGAAGTTCAACGCGCCCTGTGTGTAACACTCATGGAATTCAGTGGTGACTTGGAGGATGAAAATGACTTGGGAAACCTTATTGAACTACAGTTTGAGGCATTGAAGAAGGCTTTAAAGGTACCCCATAAAACTTCGGAGGCACGAACAATTGTATCGAAGAAATTCCTCACACTATTTCGGGCAGGGAAGCTTGGTACATTCATTCTTGACGATGTTCCAGAACCTAACGAGCCCATACgctaa
- the LOC140826976 gene encoding uncharacterized mitochondrial protein AtMg00310-like, whose translation MSCFRITKLVCEEIERECSNFWWGVGEGKRRMHWKFWKELCQPKCMGGLGFRHLETFNKALLAKQIWRILVDPGSLVGHVLKTRYFRRQDIMEAGLGSNPSYLWRSLLWSRSLLDIGLCWHVGNGAKINLVGDRWIPRSKIRISQSPNLDNRKVRDLIDNGSWKVSVVQQLFSPHLVHDILAIPLPATPHEDFRFWLFDAKGKYTVREGYKAASGFYVSPLSSSSITIKSW comes from the coding sequence ATGTCCTGTTTTCGAATCACGAAATTGGTTTGTGAAGAGATAGAGCGTGAATGCTCAAATTTCTGGTGGGGTGTTGGGGAGGGAAAGAGACGAATGCATTGGAAATTTTGGAAAGAACTATGCCAGCCAAAGTGTATGGGTGGGTTGGGTTTTCGACACCTTGAAACGTTTAATAAGGCACTGTTGGCAAAGCAGATATGGCGTATATTAGTAGACCCGGGATCATTAGTTGGCCATGTGCTTAAAACTAGATATTTCAGGCGCCAAGATATTATGGAGgccggccttggcagcaacccatCGTACCTCTGGAGGTCGTTGTTATGGAGTCGCTCTTTACTGGATATCGGGTTGTGTTGGCATGTGGGCAACGGGGCAAAGATAAACCTGGTTGGGGATAGATGGATTCCGAGATCAAAAATCAGAATTTCTCAGTCTCCGAATCTAGACAACAGAAAGGTTCGGGACCTTATTGATAATGGGAGTTGGAAGGTATCTGTCGTACAACAGCTTTTTTCCCCTCATCTGGTGCATGATATATTGGCTATTCCTCTACCAGCGACGCCACATGAGGATTTCCGATTCTGGTTATTTGATGCTAAAGGCAAATATACAGTCCGAGAAGGGTATAAGGCAGCTTCAGGATTCTATGTTTCACCATTGTCTAGTTCGAGCATTACAATAAAAAGCTGGTAG
- the LOC140827161 gene encoding short integuments 2, mitochondrial isoform X1: MGTVKRIVRKGSLLGEMGFIKGGGNINWFPGHMAAATRAIRDRLKLSDFVIEVRDARIPLSSANNELQPMLVGKRRVIALNKKDLANPNIMHKWIHYFDSCEQDCLSINAHSKSSVKKLLDLVEFKLKEVISREPTLLVMVVGVPNVGKSALINSIHQIASIRFPVQEKRKRATVGPLPGVTQDIAGFKIAHRPSIYVLDTPGVLVPSIPDIETGLKLAVAGSVKDSIVGEERIVQYLLALIIIRGTPLHWKNLTERETGGLNPDSDDKPDYDLKNLVPTRRRKPPSKSDVHYIEDIVVEVQRALCVTLMEFSGDLEDENDLGNLIELQFEALKKALKVPHKTSEARTIVSKKFLTLFRAGKLGTFILDDVPEPNEPIR, encoded by the exons ATGGGGACAGTGAAAAGGATAGTGAGGAAAGGATCGTTACTTGGTGAAATGGGTTTCATTAAAGGAGGCGGAAATATAAACTGGTTTCCGGGGCACATGGCGGCCGCCACTCGGGCCATCCGGGATCGTCTCAAGTTGTCAGATTTCGTCATTGAAGTGCGAGACGCCCGg ATTCCATTGTCATCTGCAAATAACGAGCTGCAACCAATGCTGGTGGGGAAAAGGCGTGTCATTGCTCTCAACAAGAAAGACTTGGCGAACCCCAATATTATGCAT AAATGGATTCACTATTTTGACTCATGCGAACAAGATTGCCTTTCAATAAATGCGCATAGCAAGAGTTCTGTTAAAAAG CTTCTTGATCTTGTGGAGTTCAAACTGAAAGAGGTAATCTCGAGAGAGCCAACTCTCCTTGTCATGGTGGTTGGTGTTCCCAATGTTGGGAAATCGGCCCTAATCAATTCTATCCACCAAATAGCATCAATCCGGTTTCCAG TGCAGGAGAAGAGGAAGCGAGCCACAGTGGGACCTTTACCTGGAGTTACTCAAGATATTGCTGGATTTAAG ATTGCACATCGACCTAGCATATACGTCTTGGACACACCAGGGGTGTTGGTTCCAAGTATTCCAGACATAGAAACTGGATTAAAGCTAGCTGTAGCAG GTTCTGTGAAAGATTCCATAGTTGGCGAAGAGAGGATCGTTCAGTATTTATTAGCCCTTATAATCATACGAGGCACTCCTCTACACTGGAAGAACTTGACCGAAAGAGAAaccggaggcttgaatcccgattCTGATGATAAGCCTGATTATGATCTTAAAAATCTCGTGCCAACGAGGAGGAGAAAACCTCCCAGCAAATCTGATGTCCATTACATTGAG GATATAGTCGTTGAAGTTCAACGCGCCCTGTGTGTAACACTCATGGAATTCAGTGGTGACTTGGAGGATGAAAATGACTTGGGAAACCTTATTGAACTACAGTTTGAGGCATTGAAGAAGGCTTTAAAGGTACCCCATAAAACTTCGGAGGCACGAACAATTGTATCGAAGAAATTCCTCACACTATTTCGGGCAGGGAAGCTTGGTACATTCATTCTTGACGATGTTCCAGAACCTAACGAGCCCATACgctaa